In a genomic window of Amycolatopsis japonica:
- a CDS encoding acyl-CoA carboxylase subunit beta, with product MTDTTAFRIADLAARREDLRIAEKRAVDRQHAKGKLTARERVELLLDQDSFVELDQFARHRCTEFGMDANRPYGDGVVTGHGTVDGRQICVFSQDFTVFGGSMGEVFGEKVLKVMDLAMTLGCPVVGINDSGGARIQEGVVSLAYYAELGRRNALASGVIPQISLIMGPCAGGAVYSPAITDFTVMVDETAHMFVTGPDVVHAVSGERVSAQRLGGAAVNSEVSGNAHHRAADEHDAIDWVQTLLGYLPSNNLDAAPEYADETDPELTAADLELDRLVPDSLNQAYDMAEVVSRLVDDGEFTEIHSAFAPNMICAFGRVRGRTVGVVANQPRHQAGVIDIDASEKAARFVRFCDAFGIPILTLADVPGYLPGEAQERHGIIRRGAKLIYAYAEATVPKVTVVIRKAYGGGYAVMGSKHLGADVNLAWPTAEIAVMGAEGAVRVLHRHELAALPPEQRTAERRRLTEAYRERHSNPYLAAERGYVDQVIAPSHTRLQVARAMDALRTKRQTLPAKKHGNIPL from the coding sequence ATGACCGACACGACGGCGTTCCGGATCGCGGACCTCGCCGCCCGCCGGGAAGATCTCCGGATCGCCGAGAAACGAGCCGTCGACCGGCAGCACGCCAAGGGCAAGCTCACCGCGCGCGAACGCGTCGAACTGTTGCTGGATCAGGATTCCTTCGTCGAACTCGACCAGTTCGCCCGGCACCGGTGCACCGAGTTCGGGATGGACGCCAACCGGCCGTACGGCGACGGCGTGGTGACCGGGCACGGCACCGTCGACGGCAGGCAGATCTGCGTGTTCTCCCAGGACTTCACCGTGTTCGGCGGCAGTATGGGGGAGGTCTTCGGCGAGAAGGTCCTCAAGGTGATGGATCTGGCGATGACGCTGGGCTGCCCCGTGGTCGGCATCAACGACTCGGGCGGCGCCCGGATCCAGGAAGGCGTCGTCTCGCTGGCCTACTACGCCGAACTCGGCAGGCGCAACGCGCTCGCGTCCGGTGTCATCCCGCAGATCTCGTTGATCATGGGGCCGTGTGCGGGCGGGGCGGTGTACTCGCCGGCGATCACCGACTTCACCGTGATGGTGGACGAGACCGCGCATATGTTCGTCACCGGCCCGGACGTCGTGCACGCCGTCAGCGGCGAGCGGGTGTCCGCTCAGCGGCTCGGCGGAGCCGCGGTGAACAGCGAGGTCTCCGGGAACGCCCATCACCGGGCCGCCGACGAGCACGACGCCATCGATTGGGTGCAGACCTTGCTCGGCTACCTGCCGTCCAACAACCTCGACGCCGCACCGGAATACGCCGACGAGACCGATCCGGAACTCACCGCCGCTGATCTCGAACTTGACCGCCTGGTGCCCGACTCGCTGAACCAGGCCTACGACATGGCAGAGGTAGTCTCGCGGCTCGTCGACGATGGCGAGTTCACCGAGATCCACAGTGCCTTCGCGCCGAACATGATCTGCGCGTTCGGCCGGGTGCGGGGCCGCACGGTCGGGGTCGTGGCGAACCAGCCGCGGCATCAGGCCGGCGTGATCGACATCGACGCCTCGGAGAAGGCGGCGCGCTTCGTCCGGTTCTGCGACGCCTTCGGCATCCCGATCCTCACCCTCGCCGACGTCCCCGGCTATCTGCCCGGTGAGGCGCAGGAACGGCACGGGATCATCCGGCGCGGCGCCAAACTGATCTACGCCTACGCCGAAGCGACCGTGCCGAAGGTGACCGTGGTGATCCGCAAGGCCTACGGCGGCGGGTACGCGGTGATGGGGTCGAAACACCTCGGCGCGGACGTCAACCTGGCGTGGCCCACCGCCGAGATCGCGGTGATGGGCGCCGAGGGCGCGGTGCGGGTGCTGCACCGGCACGAACTCGCCGCGCTGCCGCCGGAGCAGCGGACCGCGGAACGACGGCGGCTCACCGAGGCATACCGCGAACGGCATTCGAACCCGTACCTGGCGGCGGAACGCGGCTATGTCGATCAGGTCATCGCGCCGTCGCACACCCGCCTTCAAGTGGCGAGGGCCATGGACGCGCTGCGGACCAAACGGCAGACCCTCCCGGCCAAGAAACACGGAAACATCCCGTTGTGA